A region of the Pseudomonadota bacterium genome:
CTCGATCTCCTCAGAACCTAAGCGCATATCATCTCGGTTACAGCCGCGAGCAAAAGCCTTATCCTTAAATTTTTTCATTACCGAGCGAACCTCAAGGTTATGAATAGATCTGTCGGGACGTACAAAGACGCAGGCTGTGATAAGTCCTGAGAGCTCATCGACTGCAAAGAGGGTTTTATCGAGCAGGGTAACACGGGGTGTGTCGGCATAGTGGGCGTGTCCGAGGATCGCAGTACGAAGATCTTCAGGATATCCAAGCTCTGTCAGAATGGCGTTACCCTTAAATGGGTGTCCATCTGGGCGTACAGGCTCAGGGAACATCTCGTAATCAAAGTCATGCAGTAACCCCGTCAGCCCCCAAAGCTCTATATCAACAGCATGCCCCTCTGATGCAAAATAACCCGCATACCACCGCATGCAGGCTTCAACGCTTAGTGCATGGTTACGGAGGCTCGTTGTTTTGGTGTATTCGTGCAGAAGGGCTAAGGCTTCATCGCGGGTTTTCATATCAGATGCCTCTTATATTATGTGCGGGCCGGGTCGATGGCTAGCGCTTGCGTGCTGTTAGAGAAGATGTCGAGCAGCTTTAAGAGGTTTTGAAGTTGGATATTTTTCTCTACTTCGAGCGTTGGAATAGTGGTCTCAAATACTCGCTCGTTGTTACGCACCGAGATCGAGAGGAAGGAGCCCATCTTTGCTGGATTGGTAATTGAGGGTAGCCCAAAAACCCCCGATTCGTTAATTAGCTGCAATGCCCGTGCGGTGTTGCTGCGGTCTATATTATCGTTCAGGGAGCGTGCTGGAAGGTTCCAGGTGACTGCAGAGGGGGAGCTGCTGCTACCCGAGAGCTCAATGGTGACGTTTAGTTTAAGCTCGCTAAGAGCCAATGGATCGCTCTGCTCGAGTATCGGTGAGGTAGTCTTATACCAGGTGCTAAACGCTACAAGCATATCACTGGCAAGTGGTGGTCGGGTCAGGTTAAAGATTATCACCGCCGCTATTGCAACGGCTGCTGTAACGAGCGCCTGGGTGGAGAGGATTTTTCGCTTTGCCATTATAGGGTAAGGATAGTAGTACCGGTCATAATGGTCAAATTTAACACAACACAGCCGTTACAGTGACTTTTACAGAGACTTTTACACTGACTTATAGCGCCCAGCCTCTTTTTTTTGCCTCAACAAGGAGGATCCCTAGATCGTTTCGTGCTGGGTCATCAAGCACCAACTCCTCAAGCTCCTTGAGCAACACACCCATAGCAGGACCCGGCTGCATGCCGAGCGCTATTAGATCCGTACCGCTGATGGCGAGCTTGCCGTAGGAGGGGCCACGCATGCGCGTCTGCTCACTTTGCAGCAGGGCATCAAATGCCTTAGCCGTTGGACGAAACTCAGCTTCAGGGATTGCAGGGGAGGCATCTGCCTCCTTAAAGCTTCTCCAACGAACGAGGCTCTCTCCAAGGTCTCGAATAAGTCGACGCACACCAGGCGCTCCGCAATCAAGGGGGCGCATATGATGGCGTACAAGTAACGCGATAGTCTCGGTATCATCACGCGAAAAACGGAGCTGCTGCATCCGTTCGCGGGCTAGCCTCTCGCTAACAATCTCGTGTTGATAAAAATGCCGGCTGCCGTCCTCATCTACCGAAAGGGTATGGGGCTTTCCGATATCGTGAAAAACGGCCGCCCAGCGTAGAATCAGATCGGCGGGTGTGCGCTCAAGCACCCACAACGTGTGATCAAATACATCGTGGATATGAAACCTGTTCTGCTCAAACCCAATCGCTGGAATAAGTTCAGGGATCGTTAGAGGTAGAGCTTCAAGCTCTTTAATACAGGCTATCCCTGCCTGCGGGAACGGGCTCAGCAGGATCTGATCTAGCTCAGACTTGATGCGCTCAACGCTGACCTGTCTAAGGAGCTGTACATGTGCCGTAGCCGCACGCAACGTTGCGGCCTCAATCTCTCTTCCCTGCGCGCTACCGAAGCGCACCATGCGCAGAATTCGAAGTGGGTCTTCAGTTAACCTCTCTGTTGCAGCGCCGACGGTTCTGAGGGTCTTGCTTGCAAGGTCTGCTACCCCGTGCAGCGGATCGACGAGGGTTTTTGTACTAAGATCAAAGGCCATGGCGTTAATGGTAAAATCTCGCCCAGAGAGATCCGTTGCAATATCATGAGCAGTGGTATGCCCGGCGCGACCGCTGGGTATGCGGAAGGTCGTTACCTCAATATGAACCTGATCGATCACAAGCAGGATCGTTCCATGCTGAATTCCCGTATCAACGGTGCGAATGTTGTGCTTTACGCAACGTGCTTTGATCTCAGTCGTAGTAAGGTTCGTAGCAAGGTCGAGGTCCGTCCCAGATTCCCCGTAGAAGGCATCGCGCACGGTTCCGCCAACCAGGTAAAGCTCGGCAGGTAGCAGAGCGGTACCCAGCGCCCTAAGGGCGGGCAGCTCAATTAGCGCGCAAAGCGCAGCTGTCGCCTCAACTTGGCTTCGCAAGGGGGTCGAGGAAGATATACCAGGCTGAGGGGATCTTTCCATGTAATCTAATGTTCAATACCGGGAGCCATTCCGGCTTAGTTGGTTTTGCACGAAGCTTCATATGAGCCTCTTTCGGTGTTCTGCCACCCTTCCTGCGATTACAGGCGGCGCAGGCGCATACTATATTATCCCAGGTCGTTTTGCCCCCCTGGCTGCGGGGTACGACATGATCAAGGGTCGCCTCCTTGGCTGTCAACTCGGCGTTGCAATACTGACATTTAAAGTTATCGCGAGCCAGCACGTTGGCCCTTGAAAGGGGAGGGGAGCGCTTCCCAAGCTTAAAAAATCGCACCAATCTAACTACGGCAGGGGCCTTAATTACGAGCGAAACGGAGCGTATATCGTGCTCATACTCCTCAATTACCTCAACCTTTCCCAGAAAGAAGAGGCAGACGGCATTTTGCCATGAAATAACACGCAGGGGCTCGTAGGACGCGCTTAAAAGAAGTACTGGACTCATACCGTTATTGGGTAATAGAGGGTCAGGAACAACGATTCGGCACTATACTTCTAGTATCAATAGTGTCGCTAGGTTATGCAAGGACGTTGTTGAGCAGGGCATAACCAACCGAAAAAACATCCATTTTATGGCTCGGTTAGCTTGACACATCGAAGCCTTACCTCTATTTTCCACCTCTCGCAACGCAAGGGGGCCAGTAGCTCAGCTGGTTAGAGTACACGCCTGATAAGCGTGAGGTCGGTAGTTCGAGTCTACCTTGGCCCACCAGATGTGTTCCTATGCAAATTTTGGGTACAGCCCAGATTTGCAGGTGGAAAGCGTGTGTTGCAAACTGTTCTTTAATCGTGGGCCTGTAGCTCAGTTGGTAGAGCACCAGCCTTGCAAGCTGGGGGTCCAGAGTTCGAATCTCTGCAGGTCCACCACGATTTCCCGAGCTATATACTTCCATCTGTATAGTTCCATCTGCATAATTCCAGTCGCATTATTTCCACTATCTAGTTTCCACCATCTAGTTTCCACTATCTAGTTTCCGCACTGGCTACGCTGTAGCTGCTCACGCAGATCCGTTGCTCTTTGTTCATCAAGTTTTTCGTGGCGCACCAGGATCTGGGTTACCGTCTCAGCACAAGCAAGGAACCCGGCATGACCGCCACTAGCTCTCCAGCGCTCGGTGTTACAGGGGCAGATGCTCTCGACTAAGTTGCGAGGGGTAGTGCTAGGAGCCTTTTCAGAGGTACTTCCGCGCGAACGCTTAGGTTTAGTTTGAGTTTTAGTTGCGGCAGTTTGTGCGAAACTATCTGGTGAATAGTCCTCATAATCGTCGTAGTAACAGGTATTATCTTCGGCGTTATCTAGGGCGTTTCTAAGATCCGAGATCGACTTGCGATCAATCATGCCGATCTTGGCGATCGCCTTGAACCCAAGCAAGAGCTTGCGTCGGCCCCGATTAAAGCACTGGTGGCACCCCTCTTCAGAGTCTGCATCAAAGCAGATATCAGCCACCGCATTAGCAGCGCTATCTGGAGATAGGTAGACCCCATCTGCAAAGCAGGGGAGTTGATTTAAGGCATCTGATACATCATCGAGCGAGCAGGTTTCTTGGGACCTGGCCTCTGTAATGCTGAGGCATCCGATCAGAGCAAAAGCGATGAAAGTACGTGCGAGTTTAGGTTGATACTTCATACGGAACTCCTTTAAAGCTAGGTGGGAGATGATCCCTTTAGAAGCTTTCTTGGCAATCTTCGGGCCAAGCCAGAAGAGGCTAGGAACCTCGTATAGTTAGCGAATCTGGGCTCTGCAAGGTAGGAAGCCGGATTCCCTTAGGGCTGCAAAAAGTAGGTGATAAAAGGGGATATTCTGAATCCATCTCTGATTTATCGGGAGGGGTATAGGATCACCACCATATAGTAGGGTGCACTTATATTTGAGTAGCAGCGCATACGCTTGAACATTCAGCACTAGCCTAAATACTGGGGATCTTCGC
Encoded here:
- a CDS encoding HAD family hydrolase yields the protein MKTRDEALALLHEYTKTTSLRNHALSVEACMRWYAGYFASEGHAVDIELWGLTGLLHDFDYEMFPEPVRPDGHPFKGNAILTELGYPEDLRTAILGHAHYADTPRVTLLDKTLFAVDELSGLITACVFVRPDRSIHNLEVRSVMKKFKDKAFARGCNRDDMRLGSEEIEVALEQHTANCIEALKPLAAALFA
- a CDS encoding HD domain-containing protein; its protein translation is MRSQVEATAALCALIELPALRALGTALLPAELYLVGGTVRDAFYGESGTDLDLATNLTTTEIKARCVKHNIRTVDTGIQHGTILLVIDQVHIEVTTFRIPSGRAGHTTAHDIATDLSGRDFTINAMAFDLSTKTLVDPLHGVADLASKTLRTVGAATERLTEDPLRILRMVRFGSAQGREIEAATLRAATAHVQLLRQVSVERIKSELDQILLSPFPQAGIACIKELEALPLTIPELIPAIGFEQNRFHIHDVFDHTLWVLERTPADLILRWAAVFHDIGKPHTLSVDEDGSRHFYQHEIVSERLARERMQQLRFSRDDTETIALLVRHHMRPLDCGAPGVRRLIRDLGESLVRWRSFKEADASPAIPEAEFRPTAKAFDALLQSEQTRMRGPSYGKLAISGTDLIALGMQPGPAMGVLLKELEELVLDDPARNDLGILLVEAKKRGWAL
- a CDS encoding HNH endonuclease, whose amino-acid sequence is MSPVLLLSASYEPLRVISWQNAVCLFFLGKVEVIEEYEHDIRSVSLVIKAPAVVRLVRFFKLGKRSPPLSRANVLARDNFKCQYCNAELTAKEATLDHVVPRSQGGKTTWDNIVCACAACNRRKGGRTPKEAHMKLRAKPTKPEWLPVLNIRLHGKIPSAWYIFLDPLAKPS